The genomic DNA ACGGAGCCCGCGGTGGGCGCCTCGGCATAGGCTTCCGGCTGCCAGGTGTGGAAGGGCCACATCGGCATCTTCACCGCGAAGGCGGCGAAGAAGGCCAGGAACATCCACATCTGCGCGCCGCGCGACAGGTGCAGGCCCATGAGCTGCGTCAGATCCGTGGAGCCGGCGTCGTACCAGATCGCCAGCACCGCCAGCAGCATCAGCAGCGCACCCGCCAGCGTGTAGAAGAACAGCTTGAAGGCCGCGCGCACGCGATGCGGGCCGCCCCAGATCCCGATGATCAGGAAGATCGGGACCAGCGCCGCTTCGAAGAACACGTAGAAGAGCAGCAGGTCGACGGCCGAGAAGACGCCGATCATCGCCGTTTCCAGCAACAGGAAGGCGGCCATGTAGGTCCGGATACGGGTCTGCTCCATGCGCCAGGACGCGAGGATGCAGATCGGCGTCAGCAGCGCCGTGAGCAGCACGAAGAGGACGGAGATGCCGTCCACGCCCATGTGGTAGCTGATGCCGGTATCCGGCATCCAGTTCGCGTGCTCCTGGAACTGGTAGGCGCCGCTGCCGCCGTCGAAGCCGAACCAGAGCAGGGAGGCGAGCGCCAGGACGGCCAGGCTGGTGCCGAGCGCGATCCCGCGCGCCAGCCGTCCGATCCTGTCCTCCTCCCCTCTCAGGCACAGGATGGCGGCCACGCCGGCCAGTGGAAGGAATGTCAGGGTCGATAGAAGCGGGAAGCCAGCAGCGTTCATCCGGCGGGGCCTTGCAAGCATCAGGGCAGGCACGCGGAAACCTTCCTGCACCGGAAGGATTCGTTGCACCGCACCATGTCGCGGGAGGCTCCGCCTATCGGCTTTTCTTCACCGCTGCCAGCACAAGGGACAGCGCATGGGGGAATCCGACGAATTCTTCATGGATCATCCATGAATATCATGCGTTTATACTGTTTTATATATCTTATATAACTTTATAATAACCGTATTTATTGCGCTTGTCGTTCGTTTTACTTCCAGACGCAAGACCTTGAGACTGGCAGCAACCCGCACATGAAGTCACGTGACGTCTTTGCAACCGGACGGCGAGGATGGCGCCCGGGACGGTCATGGCGATCATGGGTGGACGGCATGGCTTCGTTCCGCGCGGCCACTCTGCCAGCCGCGCGCGATACTGTTTCGCGAAAGGCGGACGTTTCGCGTCCGGGTATCAGCCGTCCTCGCGCACCGGCACCGCCGCCGCTTGGCTCCAGCCCAGGCGCAGCGGCAATCCCTCCGTGGGCTGCAGGGGCGCGCGCCAGGATGGTAGCTGCACCCGCAGGACGCCGAGATCCTCGGTCGCCACGGACAGGTGGAAGGCCGTTCCGGCATAGGACCAGGACAGCACCCGGCCCTCCACCACGTTGTCCTCCTCCATCCCTTCGCCGAGCGGCAGGATCTTCTCGGGCCGCAGCGACAGCACCACGCCCTCCCCGGCCCGCGCCGCGCCCTGTGCCAGGAGGCGCGTGTTGCCCAGGCGCAGCGCGAGCGTGTCGCCCTGGCTTTCCTCGACCGTGCCGGACAGGAAATTGCTCTGCCCCAGGAATCCCGCCACGAAACGCGTCGCGGGGCGCTCGTAGAGCTCCGCCGGCGAGCCCTGCTGGATCAGCCGCCCGTGGTTCAGGATCGCGATCCGGTCGGAGAGGGAAAGCGCCTCCTCCTGGTCATGGGTGACATTGATGAAGGTGCGGCCGACGCGGCGGTGCAGCGCCTTCAGCTCGTCCTGCAACTCGGCGCGCAGCTTCTTGTCCAGCGCGGAGAGCGGCTCGTCGAGCAGCAGCAGCGCCGGGTCGAAGACCAGGGCGCGGGCCAGCGCCACGCGCTGCTGCTGCCCGCCGGAAAGCTGGTGCGGCCGCCTTTCGGCGAAACGGTCCAGTTGCACGAGGTCCAGCGTGGCGCGCACCCGGGACTCGCGCTCCGCCCGTCCGATCCGCCGCACACGCAGCGGGAAGGCGACATTTTCCGCCACCGTCATCTGGGGGAACAGCGCATAGCCCTGGAACACCATGCCGAAGGAACGCTTCTCCGGCGGCAGGGCGGTGATGTCGCGCCCGTCCAGCAGCACCTGCCCGGCGGAAGGCTCGACGAAGCCCGCGATCATCATCAGCAGCGTGGTCTTGCCGGAGCCGGAGGGGCCGAGCAGCGTCAGGAATTCGCCGCGCCCGACCTCCAGCGACACATCGGCCACCGCCGCCGCCTCACCATAGCGGCGCGTGACGTTGCGCAGCGACAGAGCATGGCCCGCCCCGGCCGCGTATGCCACGGCCGGGCGTTCCAGCACGGTGCTCACGACCGGTACTCCGGCTGCTCGCGGTCCAGCTTGCGGCACATCGCCTGCCAGAGCAGCCAGCCCTTGGTCGGGCTGTCGGGCGACTGCGCCCTGGTGCGCTCCACCACCCCGGCCGGCGGCATGGAGAGCGGCGCGCCCGTGGAGAGCGCGGCGACCTGGATGCGGCAGGCCTGTTCCAGATAATACATCCAGTAGAAGGCCTCCGCGACCGTGCGCCCGGCGGTGAGCAGCCCGTGGTTGCGCAGGATCAGGCAGGGCCGGTCGCCCATGTCGCGCACCAGCCGCTCGCGCTCCGACAGGTTGTCGTCGGCGGCGATGCCTTCGTAGCCGTGGATCGCCACGCGGTCGTGGAACTCCATGCTGATCTGGTTCAGCGGCAGGATGCCCTGCTCCGTCGCCGCCACGGTCATGCCGGCCAGCGTGTGGGTATGCATCACGCATTGCGCGCGCGGGCTGGCCAGGTGCAGGGCCGAATGGATCACGAAGCCCGCCGGGTTCACCGGCCAGATCGTCTTCTGCGCAGGCTCCCCCTCCGCATCCACCAGCACCAGGGAGGAGGCGGTGATCTCCTCGAAGAGCAGCCCATAGGGGTTGACCAGGAAGCGATGCCCCTCCCCCGGCACGCGCACCGAGAGATGCGTGTAGACCGTGTCGGTCATCCCGTGCAGGGCGATCAGCCGGTAGGCGGCGGCGAGGTCGCGGCGCAGCTCCGCCTCGGTCGGCACATGCCTCGGATCGGGCTTCCGCGGCGGGTCGTAGAGCAGCATGTCAGTAGCCCCGTTCCGGGTCGTAGAGATTGGGTAGCGGGCCGCCCGCCTCGTGCGCGGCGATGGCCTCCGCGATGTAGCGCGCACGTTCGCGCAGGCTGGCCAGGGAGGCCAGGTGCGGCGTCACGATCACCTTGGGATGCGACCAGAGCGGGCTGTCGGAGGCCAGCGGTTCCGGCTCGAAGACATCCAGCAGCGCGCCGTCCAGGTGCCCGCTGTCCAGCGCCGCCAGCAGGTCGGGCACCACGAGATGCGAGCCGCGCCCGACATTCACCACCTGTGCGCCCCGGGGCAGCATGGACAGCAGGCGGGCATCGATCAGCCCGCGGGTTTCCGGCGTGGAGGGCAGCAGGCAGACCAGTATGTCGGTGCGCGCGAGGAAGGCCTCCAGCTCCTCCGCTCCCGCGAAGGATTCGACGCCGGGCAGTTCCTTGCGCGTGCGCGACCATCCCGCGACGGGGAAGCCCAGCGCCTGGAGCATCCGCGCCGCCGTGCCGCCCAGATTGCCGAGGCCCATGATGCCGACGCGGCGTTCCGGCGCGGTGAAGCGCGAATTGAAGTTGTCCCAGCGCGCCTCCGCCTGCCCCAGTGCCATCCGCCGCGCGCCGCGCAGCAGGGACAGGCAGGCCCAGCTCACGAACTCGCCCATGCGCTGGCCCGTTTCCAGCCCGCCCAT from Roseomonas gilardii includes the following:
- a CDS encoding ABC transporter ATP-binding protein, with product MSTVLERPAVAYAAGAGHALSLRNVTRRYGEAAAVADVSLEVGRGEFLTLLGPSGSGKTTLLMMIAGFVEPSAGQVLLDGRDITALPPEKRSFGMVFQGYALFPQMTVAENVAFPLRVRRIGRAERESRVRATLDLVQLDRFAERRPHQLSGGQQQRVALARALVFDPALLLLDEPLSALDKKLRAELQDELKALHRRVGRTFINVTHDQEEALSLSDRIAILNHGRLIQQGSPAELYERPATRFVAGFLGQSNFLSGTVEESQGDTLALRLGNTRLLAQGAARAGEGVVLSLRPEKILPLGEGMEEDNVVEGRVLSWSYAGTAFHLSVATEDLGVLRVQLPSWRAPLQPTEGLPLRLGWSQAAAVPVREDG
- a CDS encoding class II aldolase/adducin family protein, encoding MLLYDPPRKPDPRHVPTEAELRRDLAAAYRLIALHGMTDTVYTHLSVRVPGEGHRFLVNPYGLLFEEITASSLVLVDAEGEPAQKTIWPVNPAGFVIHSALHLASPRAQCVMHTHTLAGMTVAATEQGILPLNQISMEFHDRVAIHGYEGIAADDNLSERERLVRDMGDRPCLILRNHGLLTAGRTVAEAFYWMYYLEQACRIQVAALSTGAPLSMPPAGVVERTRAQSPDSPTKGWLLWQAMCRKLDREQPEYRS
- a CDS encoding 2-hydroxyacid dehydrogenase encodes the protein MDPRLEIRWWDDAAVAPEEVSYVVVWDPEPGRLKRLSNLRVVFSSAAGVDNIVRDPEWPRHLPLVRMGGLETGQRMGEFVSWACLSLLRGARRMALGQAEARWDNFNSRFTAPERRVGIMGLGNLGGTAARMLQALGFPVAGWSRTRKELPGVESFAGAEELEAFLARTDILVCLLPSTPETRGLIDARLLSMLPRGAQVVNVGRGSHLVVPDLLAALDSGHLDGALLDVFEPEPLASDSPLWSHPKVIVTPHLASLASLRERARYIAEAIAAHEAGGPLPNLYDPERGY